The genomic segment TCGCGCGGTTGCAGGCGCGTAAGAACGCGGACTTCTCGTTCGAGTGCCTCGCGGGCGGCCGGGCGGCCCGGTTCCGTGCGACCCTGTTTCTCGCGGACGGGCACACCGGGGGGTGCTTCCGCGCCATTCCCGGTTCGATCCCGGACCTCGCGTGGGCCGGGTTCCCGCTCGACCTCGCGACGAAGATCGCCGCCCTCCGCGACGGGCTGGTGATCGTCACCGGGGCCACCGGGTCCGGCAAGAGTACGACGCTCGCGATGATCGTGAACCGGCTGAACGCGGCCGGCGGCTACCGCATCATCACCGTGGAGGAGCCGATCGAGTACCAGTTCCCCCGCGCGCCCAACTCGGTCGTCACGCAGCGCGAGGTCGGCGCCGACGTCCTGAGCTTCGCCGACGGCCTGAAGTACGGCCTCCGCCAGGACCCGGACGTGATCCTCGTGGGCGAGGTCCGCGATCGCGAGACGGCGCAAATGGCCCTCTCCGCGGCGGAGACGGGGCACCTCGTGTTCAGCACGCTACACACCCGCGACGCGAAGGGCGCGATCACGCGCTTCCCCGACCTGTTCCCGCCGGACGCGCAATCGGCGGTGCGCGCGCAGCTCGCCATGAGCCTGCGGGCCATCGTGAGTCAGCGGCTGCTGCCGGGCGTGGAGAGGGCCGCGAAGCGGCACCTGGCGCTCGAAGTGCTGTGGAACACGCACCCGATCGCCAGCGCGATCCGCACCGGCAAGATCGAGAGCATCGACAACTACATCCAGACCGGCCGCGACGAGGGGATGTTCACGTTCGATGAGGCGGTGAAGCAACTGCTCCGGGCCGGGAAGATCACCCGCGCCGTCGCGGAGCAAAACGTCCGCGACGTGACCTACCTCAAGCACTGAAACCGGCGCCGGGCCGCAGAGGACAGAGGACAGAGGACAGAAAGAGGACAGAAACTGGACTAACCACAGAGTCACAGAGAGAAAGGCAACACCGAGAAGACCAGAACCGAATTGTTCCGTTCTTATCTCGGCCTTTGTTCTTTCTCTGTGCTCTCTGTGCTCTCTGTGACTCTGTGGCTAGTCCTCTTTCTGTACTCTTTCTGTCCTCTGTCCTCTGTCCTCTGGCTCTCTGTCCTCTGCGGTCAGACCGCGAGGCCGTCGTTCAGTTTGGCGAGGGCCTCGCTCTCGATCTGGCGGACCCGCTCGCGGGTCAGGCCGAGGCGCTCGCCGATCTCCTTGAGCGTCTTCGGCTCCTCGTCGTTGAGCCCGAACCGCATCCGCAGCACGGTCGCCTCGCGCTGGTCCATCTTTTCGAGGAGCTGGAGCACCTGCTTGAGGTCGTC from the Frigoriglobus tundricola genome contains:
- a CDS encoding type IV pilus twitching motility protein PilT; this encodes MPAPDPDSPPGVPRDLSPAAPPLIAEKLRRWLEWTVQAGASDLHVVVGHPPVIRLHGDLTELPEEPVAEDEAETLLLSACPHDALARLQARKNADFSFECLAGGRAARFRATLFLADGHTGGCFRAIPGSIPDLAWAGFPLDLATKIAALRDGLVIVTGATGSGKSTTLAMIVNRLNAAGGYRIITVEEPIEYQFPRAPNSVVTQREVGADVLSFADGLKYGLRQDPDVILVGEVRDRETAQMALSAAETGHLVFSTLHTRDAKGAITRFPDLFPPDAQSAVRAQLAMSLRAIVSQRLLPGVERAAKRHLALEVLWNTHPIASAIRTGKIESIDNYIQTGRDEGMFTFDEAVKQLLRAGKITRAVAEQNVRDVTYLKH